Proteins encoded by one window of Heliangelus exortis chromosome 5, bHelExo1.hap1, whole genome shotgun sequence:
- the SLC35C1 gene encoding GDP-fucose transporter 1 codes for MTRAQLTRTRILRMALGGDSADPLLPAEGDGGRRAPFLLRALRIAVVVCLYWFTSIAMVFLNKYLLDSPSLRLDAPIFVTFFQCALTATLCLGLSLGAACGPPCPGLPTLRLDLKVSRSVLPLSAVFIGMVTSNNLCLKHVGVAFYNVGRSLTTVFNVLLSYLLLKQTTSLYALLACGVIIGGFWLGVDQEGAEGTLSWTGIFFGILASLCVSLNAIYTKKVLPVVDGSIWRLTFYNNLNACVLFFPLMMVLGEFRTLYHFDKLWNPSFWGVMILGGVFGFAIGYVTGLQIKFTSPLTHNVSGTAKACAQTVLAVIYFEETKSFLWWTSNLMVLGGSFAYTWVKGLEMRKVQEDPNVKNSARNESGV; via the exons ATGACCAGGGCGCAGCTAACGCGGACGCGGATCCTGCGGATGGCGCTGGGCGGTGACAGCGCCGACCCGCTGCTGCCGGCGGAGGGCGATGGGGGCCGGCGGGCACCCTTCCTGCTGCGGGCCCTGCGCATCGCCGTGGTGGTCTGTCTCTACTGGTTCACCTCCATCGCCATGGTCTTCCTTAACAAGTACCTGCTGGACAGCCCCTCGCTGCGCCTCGACGCCCCCATCTTTGTCACCTTCTTCCAGTGCGCACTGACGGCCACCCTCTGCCTGGGCCTCAGCCTGGGGGCAGCCTGCGGGCCTCCCTGCCCCGGCCTGCCCACCCTCCGGCTCGACCTCAAGGTGTCCCGCAGTGTCCTGCCCCTCTCTGCCGTCTTCATCGGCATGGTCACTTCCAACAACCTCTGCCTTAAGCACGTCGGTGTGGCCTTCTACAACGTGGGACGATCCCTCACCACGGTGTTCAACGTGCTGCTCTCCTACCTGCTCCTCAAGCAGACCACCTCCCTCTACGCCCTCCTGGCCTGCGGAGTCATCATAG GTGGCTTCTGGCTGGGTGTTGaccaggaaggagcagagggcaCACTGTCATGGACAGGTATATTCTTTGGGATTTTAGCAAGCCTCTGTGTCTCTCTCAACGCCATCTACACAAAAAAGGTGCTGCCTGTGGTGGATGGCAGCATCTGGCGCCTGACCTTCTACAACAACCTCAATGCTTGTgtcctcttcttccccctcaTGATGGTGCTTGGCGAGTTCCGCACCCTCTACCATTTTGACAAGCTGTGGAACCCCAGTTTTTGGGGCGTGATGATCCTCGGGGGAGTATTTGGCTTTGCCATTGGCTATGTGACAGGACTGCAGATTAAGTTCACCAGCCCACTCACCCACAACGTGTCTGGGACTGCCAAGGCCTGTGCTCAAACAGTGCTGGCTGTTATCTACTTTGAGGAAACAAAGAGCTTCTTGTGGTGGACAAGTAACTTAATGGTGCTGGGAGGCTCCTTTGCCTACACATGGGTTAAAGGGCTGGAGATGAGAAAGGTTCAAGAGGATCCTAATGTCAAAAACAGTGCAAGAAATGAGAGTGGTGTGTAA